From a region of the Lactuca sativa cultivar Salinas chromosome 4, Lsat_Salinas_v11, whole genome shotgun sequence genome:
- the LOC111884131 gene encoding uncharacterized protein LOC111884131: MKLLFLKNNITPTTSNSLSYCVTENKSCIGWVDKYFKDCLCNLRDELSFGFGIASLVCWGVAEIPQIITNFRTKSSHGVSLLFLLTWIAGDIFNLVGCLLEPATLPTQYYTAALYTISTIILVLQSLYYDHIYTWLKSRKADAHATSNTEDEEAKKLLRPSTASEPHELTSRSRAIRTTSSSPRQDFFFTSARSMAGSATPPNRSYLWTTRSGPASAMAADDDSSSEDESSVQIPKPTTQPKPIPRSAGYGAFLATSLNLPSHTKGLMQVYVGRKLLQEGGGSSTVYGQWLGWMMAAIYMGGRIPQIVLNIKRGSVEGLNPLMFIFALVANATYVASILVRSTEWSKIKANMPWLLDAAACVALDTFIIMQYVYYKHLRRRRDEEGYYGDYMEADKNYVS, encoded by the exons ATGAAGTTATTGTTCTTGAAGAACAATATCACCCCTACAACGAGTAACTCACTGTCATACTGTGTAACAGAGAATAAATCATGTATTGGGTGGGTTGACAAGTATTTCAAGGATTGTTTGTGTAATCTTAGAGACGAATTATCTTTCGGATTTGGAATCGCAAGTCTTGTTTGTTGGGGTGTCGCTGAAATCCCTCAAATCATCACCAACTTTCGTACTAAATCCAGCCATGGCGTCTCACTTCTCTTCCTCCTCACTTGGATTGCCGG GGATATCTTTAATCTCGTGGGTTGTCTTCTCGAACCTGCAACG TTGCCGACTCAATACTACACAGCTGCG CTTTACACGATAAGCACAATCATCTTAGTTTTACAAAGCTTATACTACGATCACATCTACACATGGCTCAAATCCAGAAAAGCCGATGCTCATGCTACATCTAACACAGAG GATGAAGAAGCGAAGAAACTTCTCAGACCTTCAACAGCTTCAGAACCCCATGAATTAACCTCTCGAAGCCGCGCAATAAGAACAACATCGTCTTCTCCACGTCAAGACTTTTTCTTCAC GTCTGCAAGATCAATGGCGGGAAGCGCGACACCACCCAATCGATCTTATCTATGGACAACGAGAAGTGGTCCAGCTTCTGCCATGGCTGCCGATGACGACTCTTCTTCAGAAGATGAGTCATCTGTTCAAATACCGAAGCCTACTACACAACCCAAACCTATTCCACGCTCT GCGGGGTATGGAGCGTTCTTGGCTACTTCATTAAATTTGCCTTCACATACCAAGGGTTTGATGCAAGTTTATGTTGGAAGAAAGTTGTTACAA GAGGGTGGTGGAAGTAGTACGGTGTATGGGCAATGGTTAGGGTGGATGATGGCCGCTATTTACATGGGTGGTCGGATTCCTCAGATTGTATTgaat ATCAAAAGAGGCAGTGTAGAG GGTTTGAATCCTCTCATGTTCATCTTTGCTCTTGTTGCAAATGCCACTTATGTCGCAAG CATTCTTGTAAGAAGTACAGAATGGTCAAAAATCAAAGCCAACATGCCTTGGTTGCTCGATGCTGCAGCGTGTGTGGCACTTGATACATTT ATCATAATGCAATATGTGTACTACAAACACTTGCGAAGGAGAAGAGATGAGGAAGGATACTATGGTGACTACATGGAAGCCGACAAAAACTATGTGTCTTGA